A genomic stretch from Vicinamibacterales bacterium includes:
- a CDS encoding PA4780 family RIO1-like protein kinase, with amino-acid sequence MKVPKGLQPLVEDGLVDTVVRRLQSGKEASVYIVTGGGQTLCAKVYKEAEQRGFHKLAQYQEGRKARGSRDARAVGRRGRYGRKVQEAEWKNAEIQALYQLARAGVRVPRPHAVHEGVLLMELVVDRHGEPAPRLNQVQMSPEQARQWHGFMITQIVLMLCSGLVHGDLSEFNVLLDTQGPVIIDLPQAVNAAGNNNAWRMLERDVLNMRTTFARAAPELLATDYAHEIWKRYEAGDLTADTPLTGQFTRDTRAANVAAVLAQIEAEREAAEARERARLQALDA; translated from the coding sequence ATGAAAGTACCCAAAGGCCTGCAACCGCTGGTCGAGGATGGCCTCGTCGACACGGTCGTCCGGCGGCTGCAAAGCGGCAAGGAAGCCTCGGTGTACATCGTCACTGGCGGCGGCCAGACGCTGTGCGCCAAAGTCTACAAGGAGGCCGAGCAACGCGGTTTCCACAAGCTCGCGCAGTACCAGGAAGGCCGCAAGGCCCGCGGCAGCCGTGATGCGCGCGCCGTCGGCCGGCGTGGACGCTATGGCCGCAAGGTCCAGGAAGCCGAGTGGAAGAATGCCGAGATTCAGGCCCTCTACCAGCTGGCCCGGGCCGGCGTACGCGTACCCCGGCCGCACGCGGTGCATGAGGGCGTGCTGTTGATGGAACTGGTAGTGGACCGGCACGGCGAGCCGGCGCCGCGGCTCAACCAGGTGCAGATGAGCCCGGAACAGGCCCGGCAGTGGCACGGTTTCATGATCACGCAAATCGTACTGATGCTGTGCAGCGGCCTGGTCCACGGCGACCTGTCCGAGTTCAACGTCCTGCTGGACACCCAGGGACCGGTGATCATCGATCTGCCGCAGGCCGTCAACGCCGCGGGCAACAACAATGCCTGGCGCATGCTCGAGCGCGATGTGCTCAATATGCGCACCACTTTCGCGCGCGCCGCGCCCGAGCTACTGGCGACCGACTATGCGCACGAAATCTGGAAGCGCTACGAGGCCGGCGACCTCACCGCCGATACCCCATTGACCGGCCAGTTCACGCGCGATACCAGGGCGGCCAACGTGGCGGCGGTGCTCGCCCAGATCGAGGCCGAGCGCGAGGCGGCCGAGGCACGGGAGCGCGCGCGGCTACAGGCCCTGGACGCGTAG